The following proteins are encoded in a genomic region of Aliiroseovarius sp. F47248L:
- a CDS encoding DUF1217 domain-containing protein, with amino-acid sequence MSYQPVIPMGGAAGWAFLQRTRVAQQAAFNASPAIQRDTQYFEEKIGAVQTSKDLISDHRLMRVALGAYGLDDDINNTYFIKKVLDDGTLDTGDLANKLSDKRYLEFAKDFGFGDYDIPRTQISDFGSRIADAYRQKQFETAVGEQDANMRLAMTLDHQLSDIVNGSGSDDTKWFKIMGNPPLREVFQTAFGLPSAFGTVDIDQQLETFRDKADQYLGGSTVDQFADQGKVDELNRLFLVRSQIASGTASMSSGAIALSLLQTI; translated from the coding sequence ATGAGCTATCAACCCGTCATACCTATGGGCGGCGCGGCGGGTTGGGCGTTTCTGCAGCGCACACGGGTCGCGCAACAGGCGGCATTTAATGCTTCGCCTGCAATCCAGCGAGACACACAGTACTTCGAAGAAAAGATAGGGGCGGTCCAAACAAGTAAAGATCTGATCAGTGATCATCGTCTAATGCGTGTCGCATTGGGTGCCTATGGGTTGGACGACGATATCAATAACACCTATTTCATAAAAAAAGTGCTGGACGATGGCACTCTGGACACCGGCGACCTTGCCAACAAACTGTCCGACAAACGATATCTGGAGTTTGCCAAGGATTTCGGATTCGGTGACTACGACATACCGCGCACGCAGATCTCAGATTTCGGATCCCGAATAGCTGATGCCTACCGACAAAAGCAGTTTGAAACTGCGGTGGGTGAGCAAGATGCAAACATGCGGCTGGCCATGACATTGGATCATCAACTGTCTGATATCGTGAACGGATCTGGCTCAGATGATACGAAATGGTTCAAGATCATGGGCAATCCACCGTTGCGCGAAGTGTTTCAGACAGCCTTCGGCTTGCCCAGCGCGTTCGGGACCGTCGATATCGATCAACAGCTGGAAACCTTCCGTGACAAAGCCGACCAATATCTTGGTGGCAGCACTGTCGATCAGTTTGCGGATCAGGGTAAAGTCGACGAGCTAAATCGGCTTTTCCTCGTGCGATCTCAGATCGCATCCGGCACCGCGTCGATGTCTAGTGGCGCGATTGCATTAAGCCTGCTTCAGACGATTTAG
- the flbT gene encoding flagellar biosynthesis repressor FlbT, whose amino-acid sequence MSGLVLKLSPKERVLINGAVIENGDRRSRLSIVTPDANILRLRDAIHPEDANTPVRRVCYIAQLVLSGDVSKDDARLQLLRGIEQLSQVLTDVDSRDLLSLATSAVLEDQHYLALKQLRALLPREERLLGARLS is encoded by the coding sequence GTGAGTGGTCTTGTTCTGAAGCTTAGCCCGAAAGAACGTGTTTTGATCAACGGAGCGGTGATCGAGAACGGCGATCGCCGGTCGCGCCTCTCCATCGTCACGCCTGATGCCAACATCCTGCGACTGCGGGATGCGATCCACCCGGAAGATGCCAATACGCCGGTTCGCAGGGTTTGCTACATCGCGCAGCTTGTTCTGTCAGGTGATGTCTCCAAAGACGATGCCCGCTTGCAGCTTTTGCGCGGGATCGAGCAGTTGAGCCAAGTTTTGACGGACGTGGACAGCCGCGATCTGCTTTCCTTGGCGACATCGGCTGTGCTTGAGGATCAGCACTACCTTGCACTTAAACAATTGCGCGCTTTGTTGCCGCGCGAGGAACGCCTGCTAGGCGCACGCCTTTCATGA
- the flaF gene encoding flagellar biosynthesis regulator FlaF, translating into MNAVTLAKTAYNTSSRAPLGTSRGIEYDAFAKVTHQLSRAPSTGFANLAAALHENRRLWTLLAADVADDGNALPNELRARIFFLAEFTADHSRKILSEGEDVSVLVDVNTAIMRGLRQSGGAS; encoded by the coding sequence GTGAACGCAGTCACCTTGGCCAAAACGGCCTACAACACATCCTCCCGCGCACCGTTGGGCACATCTCGCGGAATAGAATACGATGCATTCGCAAAGGTCACACACCAATTGAGCCGGGCTCCTTCCACAGGCTTCGCCAATCTGGCCGCAGCTCTTCATGAAAACCGCCGTCTATGGACTTTGCTTGCCGCGGATGTCGCAGATGATGGCAATGCTCTGCCCAACGAATTGCGGGCACGCATTTTTTTCCTGGCTGAGTTTACGGCCGATCATAGCCGAAAAATTCTGTCCGAGGGTGAAGATGTTTCCGTTCTCGTTGATGTGAACACAGCCATTATGCGTGGATTGCGCCAGTCTGGAGGTGCGTCGTGA
- a CDS encoding flagellin: MSSILTNNSAMVALQTLKSINSNLASTQAEISTGKAIGSAKDNAAVWAISKVMEADVKGFKGISDSLSLGESTVAVARQASETVTDLLTEIKSKIVAAQEDNVDRGKIQTDIVALRNQITSVVGAAQFNGLNLVDGSQTGTNANGNTGVDVLSSLDRKADGSIVTSSIGVDAQNLSLTAGTVLAGGAASVGTDTGTAGVIDANDGGTNDSITLDTFAFLDATGGATATAAVMPDAAGVDTTVNTGLVVGDQLSLTIGTVQGNYVIKEGDTAESVVAGMKNAMVAQGLDGSSFSMDIDTNAAQLVITNETNADAAFSFSASRGSGGLSGLATMDVSTSGGADAALGAIENMIQTSIDASATFGSVEGRIEIQSNFVGKLSDSLKAGIGAMVDADMEAASARLQALQVQQQLGTQALSIANQAPQNILSLFR; the protein is encoded by the coding sequence ATGTCCAGTATTCTGACCAATAACAGTGCGATGGTCGCACTTCAGACATTGAAATCAATCAACTCGAATCTTGCCAGCACACAGGCGGAAATCTCGACGGGAAAGGCCATCGGGTCAGCCAAAGACAATGCAGCGGTTTGGGCGATTTCCAAGGTGATGGAAGCCGACGTTAAAGGCTTCAAAGGTATCTCAGACAGTTTGTCGCTGGGTGAAAGCACCGTCGCGGTCGCGCGTCAGGCGTCGGAAACCGTGACTGACCTGCTGACAGAAATCAAATCCAAGATCGTGGCAGCACAGGAAGACAATGTCGACCGAGGTAAGATCCAGACTGACATCGTGGCACTTCGCAACCAGATCACATCCGTTGTTGGTGCGGCGCAGTTCAACGGATTGAACCTAGTCGATGGGTCGCAGACCGGAACCAATGCTAATGGCAATACCGGCGTCGACGTTCTATCATCACTTGATCGGAAGGCCGATGGTTCCATTGTTACCAGTTCGATTGGTGTGGACGCGCAAAACTTGTCGCTGACGGCGGGTACGGTGCTGGCAGGCGGGGCCGCTTCGGTCGGAACGGATACCGGCACGGCCGGAGTGATCGACGCCAATGACGGTGGCACAAACGATTCGATCACGTTGGATACGTTTGCATTCCTTGATGCCACCGGTGGCGCGACGGCGACTGCCGCGGTGATGCCAGATGCGGCAGGAGTTGATACGACCGTAAACACGGGTTTGGTCGTTGGTGATCAACTTTCCCTGACTATCGGAACCGTTCAGGGGAACTATGTCATCAAGGAAGGTGATACAGCAGAATCTGTTGTGGCAGGCATGAAGAACGCGATGGTTGCACAAGGGCTTGATGGAAGTAGCTTCAGCATGGACATCGACACCAATGCGGCTCAGTTGGTGATCACCAACGAAACCAACGCGGATGCCGCGTTCTCTTTCAGCGCGTCGCGTGGATCGGGCGGTCTTTCAGGTTTGGCGACAATGGACGTATCGACCAGCGGAGGTGCTGATGCAGCCCTTGGCGCAATTGAAAACATGATCCAGACGTCGATTGATGCCTCGGCCACTTTTGGTTCGGTTGAAGGCCGGATCGAAATTCAATCCAACTTTGTGGGCAAGCTGTCGGATTCTCTGAAAGCCGGCATTGGTGCAATGGTGGATGCCGATATGGAAGCAGCTTCGGCGAGGTTGCAGGCACTGCAGGTTCAGCAGCAGCTTGGCACGCAGGCATTGTCGATTGCCAACCAGGCACCGCAGAACATTCTGTCGTTGTTCCGCTAA
- a CDS encoding rod-binding protein translates to MGQNDARLMDVARKLEASFLSEMLKSAGVDKTPDSFGGGAGEDQFASFLRQAQAEEMVKTGGIGLAQSLFEALKEQGNGGR, encoded by the coding sequence ATGGGGCAAAATGATGCCCGCCTGATGGATGTCGCACGCAAGCTGGAAGCTAGTTTTCTGTCTGAAATGCTGAAATCTGCAGGCGTCGACAAAACCCCTGACAGTTTCGGCGGTGGCGCAGGTGAAGATCAATTTGCGTCGTTTCTGCGTCAGGCACAGGCTGAGGAAATGGTGAAAACAGGCGGTATCGGGTTGGCTCAGTCGTTGTTCGAAGCATTAAAGGAGCAAGGCAATGGCGGGCGTTAA
- a CDS encoding flagellar hook-length control protein FliK has product MPQLIPETTHSTSVWGDWKVIPSLDHAQASISDPLQTAAGPRDGHLPSNATPTPHRASAPLDTAQPNATQLFFPTATNPTPVGAVVQTTLTPPLPAGQGVLDPAPLKAMGHSATEMPEAKPVAMTPGTTSYDPVKVASKVSVSDDPAQSARSERLPQDGWSRSEAKTTQTHASPSLSFTATPAIAGSPNLTTLSAHSLDDPSTTVETFIVPDKALPDMNTPQIRDAGLSVAHARSSPELPRLIAAQLADVVRSNSDKPVELTLNPEELGRVRMSFQTEASSLNVIVQVERPETLDLMRRHIEQLAQDMHALGYDDVSFSFRQQQQDTASGGQSQQPGSPPATVRNDAANTLATQDVVQIQVGETTGIDIRI; this is encoded by the coding sequence ATGCCACAGCTGATTCCTGAAACAACGCATTCCACTAGTGTGTGGGGCGATTGGAAAGTCATTCCAAGCCTTGATCACGCCCAGGCATCCATTAGCGACCCACTACAAACGGCAGCCGGACCAAGGGACGGTCATCTGCCCAGCAACGCTACCCCGACCCCTCATCGGGCGTCGGCGCCGCTGGATACCGCTCAGCCAAACGCGACCCAGCTATTTTTTCCAACCGCAACCAACCCAACGCCCGTGGGCGCCGTCGTTCAAACGACGCTGACACCACCCTTGCCCGCTGGCCAAGGCGTACTTGATCCTGCACCACTGAAGGCGATGGGTCATTCTGCCACCGAGATGCCTGAAGCAAAGCCGGTTGCTATGACGCCCGGCACGACTTCGTATGACCCTGTAAAAGTAGCTTCGAAGGTTTCAGTTTCGGACGATCCGGCACAATCAGCACGATCTGAGCGACTGCCCCAAGATGGATGGTCACGCAGCGAAGCCAAAACCACACAAACGCATGCGTCGCCGTCACTGTCGTTTACGGCGACACCCGCTATAGCTGGCTCTCCAAACTTAACAACCCTGTCGGCTCATTCTCTGGATGACCCATCTACAACGGTCGAAACATTTATTGTGCCAGATAAGGCACTGCCAGACATGAATACGCCCCAAATTCGCGATGCCGGCCTGTCTGTCGCGCACGCCCGTTCATCGCCAGAATTGCCACGTCTTATTGCTGCACAACTGGCCGACGTTGTGCGATCTAATTCTGACAAACCGGTCGAACTGACACTGAACCCTGAAGAGTTGGGACGCGTGCGGATGAGCTTTCAGACCGAAGCAAGTTCGTTGAACGTCATCGTTCAAGTTGAACGTCCCGAGACGCTGGACCTGATGCGTCGTCATATCGAACAACTTGCGCAGGATATGCACGCGTTGGGGTATGACGATGTCAGCTTCTCGTTCCGGCAACAACAGCAAGACACTGCTTCAGGCGGGCAATCGCAGCAGCCTGGGTCACCGCCAGCTACAGTTCGCAATGACGCCGCTAACACGCTTGCGACACAAGACGTGGTTCAGATCCAAGTCGGAGAAACCACCGGCATCGATATTCGGATCTAG
- a CDS encoding flagellar hook capping FlgD N-terminal domain-containing protein produces MDVSQTMPAALTASPAQYSDGTKNGDPVISSDFETFLKMLTAQMENQDPLNPIESSDYAVQLATFSGVEQQVRTNDLLDGLGTKLGLMGLSDIAGWVGMEARVAAPVLFDQTPITLVPQPAIGADETRLVVKNAAGDVVETKIIPTSTDPVQWAGVDQSGNPLPRGIYSFELVSSGNGVHLSTDPVQAYCKITESQNTDGKLWLILDSGQKVQADTVSAIRDT; encoded by the coding sequence ATGGACGTATCTCAGACCATGCCCGCCGCCTTGACGGCTAGCCCCGCTCAATACTCCGACGGAACGAAGAACGGCGACCCCGTGATCTCGTCCGATTTTGAAACTTTTCTAAAGATGCTGACCGCGCAGATGGAAAATCAGGATCCGCTGAACCCGATCGAATCCTCCGACTACGCCGTGCAATTGGCGACCTTCTCGGGTGTCGAACAACAGGTGCGGACCAATGACCTTCTGGATGGGCTCGGGACAAAACTTGGCCTGATGGGGCTGTCTGATATTGCCGGCTGGGTAGGGATGGAAGCTCGGGTCGCTGCCCCAGTTCTGTTTGACCAAACACCGATCACGCTGGTGCCACAACCGGCAATTGGTGCCGATGAAACAAGGCTGGTCGTCAAAAACGCAGCCGGCGATGTTGTTGAAACTAAAATCATACCAACCTCGACCGATCCGGTTCAATGGGCTGGTGTGGATCAGTCAGGCAATCCACTGCCGCGTGGCATCTATTCGTTCGAACTGGTCAGCTCTGGCAATGGTGTTCACCTTTCCACCGACCCGGTACAGGCGTATTGCAAGATCACCGAAAGCCAGAACACCGATGGAAAACTGTGGCTGATCCTTGATAGCGGCCAAAAGGTTCAGGCGGATACGGTTTCAGCGATCCGCGATACGTGA
- a CDS encoding phosphotransferase: MNKNPTQSKQDQLRRIWSDAEVIPDCAKWSLLTGGRTNLIWRVDIPGAPTLVCKLFRPNTDTPLFANDGTREALALRALAGSSIAPELVAFQDSTLGETIVYRHIDGQPWSGDVAAVARVMARLHARDLPKGLPELTVTPTSLIADGHGLSPLNLTPPPMRPKNLPDARRVFLHGDIVPGNMLDTSDGLRLIDWQCPVTGDASADIAIFLSPAMQVLYGHRALSSGEIDHFLSAYLKESGDDQTIARYHALAPLYHWRMAAYCRWKSARGDQDYARAASLELDRLEQT; the protein is encoded by the coding sequence ATGAACAAGAATCCGACACAGTCAAAACAGGATCAACTAAGGCGTATCTGGTCAGATGCGGAAGTGATTCCTGACTGCGCAAAATGGTCCCTGCTGACTGGCGGTCGCACCAATCTGATCTGGCGGGTTGATATACCCGGCGCGCCAACATTGGTGTGTAAGCTTTTTCGTCCAAACACCGACACACCGCTTTTCGCCAATGACGGCACTCGCGAGGCGCTGGCATTGCGTGCCCTCGCCGGATCATCCATCGCACCAGAGCTTGTGGCTTTTCAGGACAGCACACTTGGAGAAACCATTGTCTATCGACATATTGACGGCCAACCTTGGAGCGGTGATGTCGCGGCTGTTGCTCGGGTGATGGCCCGTCTACACGCTCGTGACCTGCCAAAGGGGTTGCCAGAACTGACCGTCACACCGACTTCGTTGATCGCCGACGGTCATGGTTTGTCGCCTTTAAACCTGACGCCGCCGCCGATGCGTCCAAAAAATCTGCCAGATGCCCGCCGCGTTTTTTTGCATGGAGACATTGTTCCAGGGAACATGCTGGACACGTCAGACGGGCTGCGGCTGATTGATTGGCAATGTCCTGTCACTGGCGACGCCAGTGCCGATATCGCAATATTTCTGTCGCCGGCCATGCAGGTGCTTTACGGCCACCGTGCTTTAAGCAGCGGTGAGATCGATCATTTCCTGTCGGCTTACTTGAAAGAAAGCGGCGACGATCAGACCATCGCGCGTTATCACGCGCTGGCACCGCTGTATCATTGGCGCATGGCGGCCTATTGCCGTTGGAAAAGCGCACGTGGTGATCAGGACTATGCCCGCGCAGCCTCGCTTGAATTGGATCGGTTAGAGCAGACTTGA
- the ubiB gene encoding 2-polyprenylphenol 6-hydroxylase: MRGPHNIWRLIRTGATFQRTGAMGVVLDAMNAPPIIRLAARIVGFPFAWLGKKGDTSLPPLTRAITALGPAYIKFGQILSTRPDVVGAELSDQLQYLQDKLPPFPSAVARRMVEKELGIKIDEVFSEFSEPVAAASIAQVHRARIAATGEEVAVKVLRPHIERAFRTDIDAFHFSAGVIEFLLPSTRRLRPTDVVEHFEGVVMGELDLRLESASASEFAENTAHDAGFVVPKVNWGLSARTVMTLGWGEGIPANDLPAIRASGLDMDALGERVLQLFLSHALRDGLFHGDMHQGNLKFAANGDIIAIDFGIMGRIDEYTRRVYAEILYGFINRDYRRVAEVHFEAGYVPADRNVEEFARALRAVGEPIFGMDATQISMGRLLSYLFEVTEKFGMETRTELILLQRTMVVVEGVARSLNPNINIWQVAKPVVESYIANSIGPKALLSDLSRTVRVLARFGPRLPELAEAALIRQSTPLPETDKARPVRAMGYVTLGGGIALAAVWVSSLL; encoded by the coding sequence ATGCGTGGACCTCACAACATCTGGCGGCTGATCCGCACCGGTGCGACTTTTCAGCGGACAGGCGCGATGGGCGTTGTGTTGGACGCGATGAACGCACCGCCGATCATTCGCCTAGCTGCCCGAATTGTCGGTTTCCCATTCGCGTGGCTGGGCAAAAAGGGTGATACATCTTTACCGCCGCTGACACGTGCGATCACCGCACTTGGCCCAGCCTATATCAAGTTTGGCCAGATTTTATCGACACGCCCCGACGTTGTTGGTGCGGAGCTGTCGGATCAATTGCAATATCTGCAAGACAAGCTTCCCCCCTTTCCGTCTGCCGTTGCCCGGCGAATGGTCGAAAAGGAACTGGGCATCAAGATCGACGAGGTGTTCTCGGAGTTCTCAGAACCCGTCGCCGCTGCGTCGATTGCACAAGTCCATCGCGCGCGCATCGCCGCCACCGGAGAAGAGGTGGCGGTTAAGGTTTTGCGACCGCATATCGAACGCGCTTTCCGCACTGATATTGATGCTTTCCATTTCTCGGCCGGGGTCATCGAGTTTTTGCTACCCTCTACCCGCCGCCTGCGTCCCACTGACGTGGTCGAACATTTCGAGGGCGTGGTGATGGGCGAGTTGGACCTGAGGCTGGAAAGTGCTTCGGCCAGCGAGTTTGCCGAAAATACCGCACATGATGCTGGGTTTGTTGTGCCCAAGGTCAATTGGGGCTTGTCGGCTAGAACTGTCATGACGCTGGGTTGGGGCGAAGGGATACCGGCCAACGATCTGCCTGCCATCCGCGCCTCGGGCCTGGATATGGATGCGCTGGGCGAACGGGTGCTGCAACTGTTCCTGTCGCATGCGTTGCGCGATGGGCTTTTCCACGGTGACATGCATCAGGGTAACCTGAAATTCGCCGCCAACGGAGATATCATCGCCATTGATTTCGGCATCATGGGGCGGATCGATGAATACACCCGCCGGGTCTATGCAGAGATTCTGTACGGCTTTATCAATCGCGACTATCGCCGTGTGGCCGAGGTGCATTTCGAAGCGGGCTATGTGCCCGCCGACCGCAATGTCGAAGAATTCGCACGCGCCTTGCGTGCTGTGGGAGAGCCGATCTTCGGCATGGATGCCACGCAGATTTCGATGGGTCGGCTGTTGTCCTATCTGTTCGAAGTGACCGAGAAATTTGGGATGGAAACCCGCACCGAGTTGATTTTGCTGCAGCGCACGATGGTTGTGGTCGAAGGAGTGGCGCGGTCTCTGAATCCGAATATCAACATCTGGCAGGTCGCAAAGCCGGTGGTGGAAAGCTATATCGCCAATTCGATTGGCCCGAAGGCGCTGCTCAGTGATCTGTCGCGTACGGTGCGTGTGCTTGCTCGGTTCGGTCCGCGTCTGCCGGAATTGGCCGAGGCCGCTCTGATCAGACAATCCACGCCGCTGCCGGAAACCGACAAGGCGCGTCCGGTTCGGGCAATGGGATATGTGACGCTTGGTGGCGGGATCGCCCTTGCTGCAGTCTGGGTTTCAAGTCTGCTCTAA
- the ubiE gene encoding bifunctional demethylmenaquinone methyltransferase/2-methoxy-6-polyprenyl-1,4-benzoquinol methylase UbiE, whose amino-acid sequence MSTSEKKTTHFGFKTVAEDDKAGMVHGVFTNVASKYDIMNDVMSVGIHRVWKDAMMDWLAPRNGQRLLDVAGGTGDISFRFLDRAAEASAVVLDMTESMLVEGRKRADAANKADHLDWVVGDAMALPFEDNSFDRYTISFGIRNVTRIPDALREAYRVLKPGGRLMVLEFSQLPNDGMQKLYDLYSFNVIPRMGKLIANDADSYQYLVESIRKFPDQETFAQMIRDAGFENVKYRNLSLGIAALHSGWKI is encoded by the coding sequence ATGAGCACATCCGAGAAGAAAACAACCCATTTTGGGTTCAAGACCGTGGCCGAGGACGACAAGGCCGGGATGGTTCATGGTGTTTTCACCAACGTCGCGTCGAAATATGACATCATGAATGACGTCATGTCGGTCGGCATTCACCGTGTCTGGAAAGACGCGATGATGGATTGGTTGGCGCCGCGAAACGGTCAGCGGCTTTTGGACGTCGCAGGTGGCACCGGCGATATCTCGTTCCGGTTTCTTGACCGCGCGGCCGAGGCCTCTGCCGTTGTGCTGGACATGACAGAGTCGATGCTGGTCGAAGGCCGCAAGCGCGCGGACGCGGCCAACAAGGCCGACCACCTTGACTGGGTGGTGGGCGACGCGATGGCGCTGCCCTTCGAAGACAACAGCTTCGATCGCTACACGATCAGCTTTGGCATCCGCAACGTAACCCGTATCCCCGATGCGCTGCGCGAGGCGTATCGCGTGCTGAAACCCGGCGGGAGGCTGATGGTACTGGAGTTCAGCCAGCTTCCTAATGACGGAATGCAGAAGCTCTATGATCTCTATTCATTCAACGTCATTCCCCGCATGGGCAAATTGATCGCGAACGACGCGGACAGCTATCAGTATCTGGTCGAATCCATTCGCAAATTCCCCGATCAAGAGACGTTTGCCCAGATGATCCGCGACGCAGGTTTCGAGAACGTCAAGTATCGCAACCTGTCTCTGGGCATCGCGGCGCTGCATTCAGGGTGGAAAATCTAG
- the mutM gene encoding bifunctional DNA-formamidopyrimidine glycosylase/DNA-(apurinic or apyrimidinic site) lyase: MPELPEVETVRRGLSPVMEGARIVRADIRRGGLRWPFPDRLAERLTGAQVLRLGRRSKYLLADLDTGETLITHLGMSGRMLISGHRLGKFHHEHPAPEKHDHVVLDMDNGARVTFNDPRRFGAMDLCDTSGLEAHKLIRVLGPEPLGNTFDELYLIDALKHRNSPIKTALLDQGIIAGLGNIYVCEVLFRAGIHPTRKAARLSSPRISRLVPIIRDVLGEAIESGGSSLNDYRQADGELGYFQHNFRVYGREGQACVTQGCTGKVRRITQSGRSTFYCAQCQR, translated from the coding sequence ATGCCCGAATTACCAGAGGTCGAGACGGTTCGTCGCGGCTTGTCCCCCGTGATGGAAGGCGCGCGGATCGTGCGGGCCGACATTCGGCGCGGTGGGTTGCGCTGGCCGTTTCCGGACCGGCTGGCGGAGCGGCTGACCGGTGCGCAGGTTCTGCGGCTAGGGCGGCGGTCGAAATACCTTCTGGCCGATTTGGATACGGGCGAGACACTGATCACCCATCTTGGCATGTCAGGGCGGATGCTGATCTCGGGCCATAGGCTGGGCAAGTTTCACCACGAACACCCGGCGCCTGAGAAACATGACCACGTGGTGCTGGACATGGACAATGGCGCGCGGGTGACGTTCAACGATCCACGACGCTTTGGTGCGATGGATCTCTGTGACACGTCAGGGCTTGAGGCCCACAAGCTGATCCGTGTTCTGGGGCCGGAACCATTGGGAAACACCTTCGACGAGCTATATCTGATCGACGCGCTCAAACACCGCAACTCCCCCATCAAAACTGCGCTGCTGGATCAGGGAATCATCGCAGGGCTTGGCAATATATATGTGTGCGAGGTGCTGTTTCGGGCTGGCATTCATCCGACACGCAAGGCTGCGCGGCTGTCCTCGCCTCGAATTTCCCGACTCGTTCCGATCATCCGCGACGTGTTGGGCGAGGCGATCGAAAGCGGGGGGTCGTCACTGAACGATTACCGGCAAGCCGACGGCGAACTGGGCTATTTCCAACACAATTTCCGGGTTTATGGTCGCGAAGGTCAGGCCTGCGTGACGCAAGGTTGCACTGGAAAAGTAAGACGAATCACGCAATCGGGGCGGTCAACATTCTATTGTGCGCAATGCCAAAGATAA
- a CDS encoding enoyl-CoA hydratase, giving the protein MAYKNIIVEIEDHICLIKLNRPDALNALNLDLLGELGDALAEAQQNDKARCIVITGSEKAFAAGADIKMMAEKSFVDVFAGDLFTPEEDAIMRIRKPIIAAVSGYALGGGCELAMMCDFIIAADTAKFGQPEVNLGVMAGMGGSQRLTKLVGRAKSMDMNLTGRFMDAEEAERSGLVSRVVPAKKLMDEAMSAAAKIAEKSMITVMAIKEAVNRAEQLPLTEGILFERRLFHSLFATEDQKEGMAAFTEKREPQFRDK; this is encoded by the coding sequence ATGGCCTATAAAAATATTATCGTTGAGATCGAAGATCACATTTGCCTGATCAAGCTCAACCGACCCGACGCGCTGAACGCTCTTAACCTTGACCTGCTTGGCGAACTTGGTGACGCCTTGGCGGAAGCTCAGCAGAACGACAAGGCGCGCTGCATCGTCATCACCGGATCGGAAAAAGCCTTCGCTGCCGGGGCCGACATCAAAATGATGGCCGAGAAAAGCTTCGTCGATGTCTTCGCGGGCGACCTGTTCACGCCGGAAGAAGACGCGATCATGCGCATTCGCAAACCGATCATCGCAGCCGTGTCCGGCTATGCGCTGGGCGGCGGGTGCGAGCTTGCAATGATGTGTGACTTTATCATTGCCGCGGATACCGCAAAGTTCGGCCAGCCCGAGGTGAACCTGGGTGTTATGGCTGGAATGGGTGGCAGCCAGCGTTTGACCAAGCTTGTTGGTCGCGCCAAGTCGATGGACATGAACCTAACCGGTCGTTTCATGGATGCGGAAGAAGCGGAGCGTTCGGGGCTGGTCAGCCGCGTCGTGCCAGCCAAGAAGCTGATGGACGAAGCCATGTCCGCTGCCGCCAAGATTGCAGAAAAATCGATGATCACAGTTATGGCCATCAAAGAGGCCGTAAACCGCGCCGAACAGCTGCCGCTGACCGAAGGCATCCTGTTTGAGCGTCGTTTGTTTCATTCGCTCTTTGCGACCGAGGATCAAAAAGAAGGCATGGCCGCCTTTACCGAGAAGCGTGAACCACAGTTCCGCGACAAGTAA
- the rpsT gene encoding 30S ribosomal protein S20 — MANSRQSKKRARQNDARFAVNKARRSRIRTFLRKVEEAIETGDKEAASAALKAAQPELMRGVTKGVYHKNTAARKVSRLSARIRSLG; from the coding sequence ATGGCAAACTCACGCCAATCAAAAAAACGCGCCCGCCAGAACGACGCCCGTTTTGCTGTAAACAAAGCCCGCCGTTCGCGTATTCGCACCTTCCTGCGCAAAGTTGAGGAAGCGATCGAAACTGGCGACAAAGAAGCAGCGTCCGCAGCCCTGAAAGCTGCACAGCCCGAATTGATGCGCGGCGTGACCAAGGGTGTTTATCACAAGAACACAGCCGCACGGAAAGTGTCGCGCCTGTCGGCTCGGATCAGATCCTTGGGCTAA